One Myripristis murdjan chromosome 18, fMyrMur1.1, whole genome shotgun sequence DNA window includes the following coding sequences:
- the LOC115376702 gene encoding H-2 class II histocompatibility antigen, A-U alpha chain-like — protein MKSLLILSWLLCVRAEGLHEDIRVFGCSDTGAEDMYGLDGEEKEYIDFKKKEAVDAQPKFFVDHVHYPGHYEQAVGDLATCRQNLGVSRRAYKNPPPELETPHCTIYPRDDVQLDVENRLICHVSGFFPAPVSVYWTRNEQNVTEGTSINIPNPSKDGTFTQISTLKFTPQQGDIYSCTVQHPALEQPLTRVWDVQQDQPGIGPAVFCGLGLTVGLLGVATGTFFLIKGNECS, from the exons ATGAAgagcctcctcatcctctcctggctgctgtgtgtccgAGCAGAAG GTCTTCATGAGGACATACGTGTCTTTGGCTGTTCAGACACTGGTGCAGAGGACATGTACGGCCTGGACGGTGAAGAGAAGGAGTACATCGACTTCAAGAAGAAGGAAGCTGTTGATGCTCAGCCCAAGTTTTTTGTAGATCATGTGCACTACCCAGGACATTATGAACAGGCTGTGGGTGATCTGGCCACCTGCAGACAGAACCTGGGAGTATCTCGTCGTGCCTACAAGAACCCACCACCTGAGCTCG aaactcCTCACTGCACCATCTACCCCCGAGACGACGTGCAGCTCGACGTGGAGAACCGCCTCATCTGCCACGTGAGCGGGTTCTTTCCCGCTCCTGTCTCCGTCTACTGGACCAGGAACGAGCAGAACGTGACCGAGGGAACCAGCATCAACATCCCGAACCCCAGCAAAGACGGAACCTTCACCCAGATCTCCACCCTGAAGTTCACCCCCCAGCAGGGAGACATCTACAGCTGCACGGTGCAGCACCCAGCTCTGGAGCAGCCGCTGACCCGAGTCTGGG ATGTGCAGCAGGACCAGCCGGGGATCGGACCTGCGGTGTTTTGTGGACTGGGTCTGACCGTGGGTCTGCTGGGCGTGGCCACAGGAACCTTCTTCCTCATCAAAGGAAACGaatgcagctga